ACCGTGACAAATTGGGAAGCTTTATAAATCCAATCAACATCGAATTTTTTCCAAAGCTAAACAGAGTTTTTTAGACGGATTGAAAACTGAAAAGAAGTCCTGGTATTCAAAGCCAAGACCTCTATTGAAATTACCACATACTAGACATGAACTAAATTGTTCATCCTAATTGACTGAAGTAAATCCCCCAAAGAATTCCAGTTACTCCAATAGCGATTAAGAGATTAGTAAAAAACCTACCGAATTCAATTTCTTGCCCCAATACCTTGTCATCTTGACCGGCACTGAAAAACAATGACCATGCTTGATTTGCATTGATGGCCTCAAAGTTGTTGAAATCAGGTCTAAAAACTACTGCTCCAATCAAATCTTTTCTAGGGTAATCAAAATCAGTTCTCATAAGTTTGCCTCTAAATTGTTTTATTTGTCAACTGGAGAAAATTTGTAAATCTGAAGTGTCTTCTCTAAAAGCTGGTTAGCCACCCAATCAAACTGTGTCCGGTGAAAACTTCCAAAACTATGTATGAGATGAAACCAATCATTGCCAAACGACCATTGAGTTTTTCAGCATATTCGGTGAAGCCTATGTGTAGGTTTTCCTCAACATAAACCTTGGGTTCAATCGCAAATCTGTTGAGTTGACCGCGTTCGTTAATGGTAAAGCCTCTATTTGTCATTTTTTATTTTTTGTTTTTGCTATCTGTAAATGAATATTAACTATTGTAAATATTTTTTGCAACTACTTGACACGACAAAATTGGTAGTAAGAGCCGTACTAGACACTTAGAGTACTCCAAGTAAAAAAATACTCAATTGTCATTGCGAGCGTTCGCGAAGCGTCTCGTAGAGAAGCGAAGCAATCCCAAAGGCTGCGATTGCTTCGCTCGCAATGACGGGTTTTGGATCATTTATCAAGAAAGGCAGAGGGCAGGAGGCAGAAGGCAGAAGGGAATACTGCCTCCTCCCTCTGCCTGTGACCGAACCGAACAAGGGTATAAAACCCCACCGTCTATACGGTGCTTACAATTGGTTGGGGTCTGAATCCCCAACGAAAAAGTTCCTTCTGCCCTCTGCCCTCTGCCTTCTTCAATTTTTGGAACACTCTTAGAGAATCTTGGATTGTTGCGTGTATATAAAAGTATGGGTAATGGAAAACGAACCACAGAGAACGCAGAAGTAACAGAGAAATGAGAGTTTGAGAGGGTTTTTGCGTAAGTCCTAAAAGTCTCTATTTACAAA
This Nostoc sp. KVJ3 DNA region includes the following protein-coding sequences:
- a CDS encoding chlorophyll a/b-binding protein produces the protein MTNRGFTINERGQLNRFAIEPKVYVEENLHIGFTEYAEKLNGRLAMIGFISYIVLEVFTGHSLIGWLTSF